From Sphingopyxis sp. USTB-05, the proteins below share one genomic window:
- the ilvD gene encoding dihydroxy-acid dehydratase: MPSYRSRTTTHGRNMAGARGLWRATGMKDSDFGKPIIAVVNSFTQFVPGHVHLKDLGQMVAREIEASGGVAKEFNTIAVDDGIAMGHDGMLYSLPSRDLIADSVEYMVNAHCADAMVCISNCDKITPGMLMAALRINIPVVFVSGGPMEAGKVVLKGKEVALDLVDAMVAAADEKYTDEEVSEIERAACPTCGSCSGMFTANSMNCLTEALGLSLPGNGSTLATHADRKELFLRAGRIVVEMCRRHYEEGDDSVLPRNIATFEAFENAMSLDIAMGGSTNTVLHLLAAAFEAGVDFTMDDIDRLSRRVPCLSKVAPAKSDVHMEDVHRAGGIMAILGQLERAGLLHAHLPTVHSATLGDALNKWDISRTNDPDVQKFFMAAPGGVPTQTAFSQDRRWDSLDLDREAGVIRSADHAFSKDGGLAVLSGNIALDGCIVKTAGVDESILKFSGPAKVYESQDAAVAGILTGQVEAGDVVVIRYEGPKGGPGMQEMLYPTSYLKSKGLGAACALITDGRFSGGTSGLSIGHVSPEAAEGGAIGLVENGDLINIDIPSRTIVLAVADSVLAERRAAMEAKGDAAWQPVKPRPRKVSVALQAYAAMTTSAARGAVRDLSQLKGKG; the protein is encoded by the coding sequence ATGCCTTCATATCGTTCGCGCACCACCACCCACGGCCGCAATATGGCCGGTGCACGCGGCCTCTGGCGCGCGACGGGGATGAAGGACAGCGACTTCGGCAAACCGATCATTGCCGTGGTTAACAGCTTCACGCAGTTCGTGCCGGGACACGTCCACCTGAAAGACCTCGGCCAGATGGTCGCGCGCGAGATCGAGGCGTCGGGCGGGGTTGCCAAGGAATTCAACACGATCGCGGTCGATGACGGCATCGCGATGGGGCATGACGGCATGCTCTATTCGCTGCCGAGCCGCGACCTGATCGCCGACAGCGTCGAATATATGGTCAACGCGCATTGCGCCGATGCGATGGTGTGCATTTCGAATTGCGACAAGATCACGCCGGGCATGCTGATGGCCGCGCTGCGCATCAACATCCCCGTCGTGTTCGTCTCGGGCGGGCCGATGGAGGCCGGCAAGGTCGTGCTGAAGGGCAAGGAGGTCGCGCTCGATCTGGTCGATGCGATGGTCGCCGCCGCGGATGAGAAATATACGGACGAGGAAGTCAGCGAGATCGAACGCGCGGCGTGTCCGACATGCGGCAGCTGCTCGGGCATGTTCACCGCCAACTCGATGAACTGCCTGACCGAGGCGCTGGGCCTGTCGCTGCCCGGCAATGGCTCGACCCTCGCGACGCATGCCGACCGCAAGGAGTTGTTCCTGCGCGCCGGACGGATCGTCGTCGAAATGTGCCGCCGCCATTATGAGGAGGGCGACGACAGCGTGCTGCCGCGCAACATCGCGACCTTCGAGGCGTTCGAAAATGCGATGAGCCTTGATATTGCGATGGGCGGGTCGACCAACACGGTGCTTCATCTGCTTGCCGCGGCGTTCGAGGCCGGCGTCGATTTCACGATGGACGACATTGACCGTCTTTCGCGCCGCGTGCCCTGCCTTTCGAAGGTCGCGCCCGCCAAGAGCGATGTCCATATGGAAGACGTGCATCGCGCTGGCGGGATCATGGCGATCCTCGGCCAGCTCGAACGCGCGGGCCTGCTTCACGCGCACCTGCCGACGGTGCACAGCGCGACGCTCGGCGATGCGCTCAACAAATGGGATATTTCGCGCACCAACGATCCCGATGTGCAGAAATTCTTCATGGCCGCGCCCGGCGGGGTGCCCACCCAGACCGCGTTCAGTCAGGACCGGCGCTGGGACAGCCTCGACCTCGACCGCGAGGCAGGCGTAATCCGTTCGGCCGATCATGCGTTCAGCAAGGACGGCGGGCTGGCCGTGCTATCGGGCAATATCGCGCTCGACGGCTGTATCGTGAAGACCGCAGGGGTCGACGAGAGCATCCTCAAATTCTCCGGCCCCGCCAAAGTATATGAGAGCCAGGACGCCGCGGTCGCGGGTATCCTTACGGGGCAAGTCGAGGCGGGCGACGTCGTCGTCATCCGCTACGAGGGGCCGAAAGGCGGCCCGGGAATGCAGGAAATGCTTTATCCGACGAGCTATCTCAAATCGAAGGGCCTCGGCGCCGCCTGCGCGCTGATCACCGACGGGCGTTTCTCCGGCGGCACCTCGGGCCTTTCGATCGGCCACGTCTCGCCCGAGGCGGCCGAGGGCGGCGCGATCGGGCTGGTCGAGAATGGCGACCTGATCAATATCGACATCCCGTCGCGAACGATCGTGTTGGCCGTGGCGGATAGCGTGCTGGCCGAGCGCCGGGCCGCGATGGAGGCGAAGGGCGATGCTGCATGGCAGCCCGTCAAGCCGCGCCCGCGCAAGGTTTCGGTAGCACTTCAGGCTTATGCCGCGATGACGACCAGCGCCGCACGCGGCGCAGTGCGCGACCTGTCGCAGTTGAAGGGCAAGGGATGA
- a CDS encoding N-formylglutamate amidohydrolase — protein sequence MSEAWRQIGTARTGGILLIADHASAFVPADIDLGIDPMLLTNHIAIDIGVAEVAALLVEGGAVDAAILGGVSRLVVDCNRDEDAPGVLPIASDGHAVPGNALGDDGREARLARFFRPYHDHIAATIAAHRPAMVLSLHSFTPSLAAHPDQARPWHVGVLYNEDDRLAAAAIAALEAEEMIVGDQQPYSGKLLNATMNRHAEANGIPYVGIEMRQDLVGDAAGQALFAGRLSRMCSKVALNLPG from the coding sequence GTGAGCGAGGCTTGGCGGCAGATCGGAACGGCGCGGACCGGGGGTATCCTGCTGATCGCCGACCATGCGTCGGCTTTCGTGCCCGCCGATATCGATCTGGGTATCGATCCCATGCTGCTGACCAATCACATCGCGATCGATATCGGCGTGGCCGAGGTGGCCGCGCTACTCGTTGAAGGCGGCGCGGTCGACGCGGCAATCCTCGGCGGCGTGTCGCGCCTCGTCGTCGATTGCAATCGCGATGAGGATGCGCCGGGCGTATTGCCGATCGCCAGCGATGGGCATGCCGTTCCCGGCAATGCGCTGGGCGACGATGGGCGCGAGGCACGGCTGGCGCGTTTTTTCCGGCCCTATCACGACCATATCGCTGCGACGATCGCGGCGCATCGCCCGGCGATGGTCCTGTCGCTGCACAGCTTTACGCCGTCGCTCGCCGCACATCCCGATCAAGCGCGGCCCTGGCATGTCGGCGTTCTGTACAATGAGGACGATCGGCTCGCAGCGGCGGCAATCGCGGCCCTGGAAGCCGAAGAAATGATCGTTGGCGACCAGCAGCCCTATTCGGGTAAGTTGCTCAACGCGACGATGAACCGCCACGCCGAAGCGAACGGCATTCCCTATGTCGGGATCGAGATGCGGCAGGATCTGGTCGGCGATGCGGCGGGGCAGGCGCTGTTCGCCGGACGCCTTTCTCGCATGTGCAGCAAAGTTGCATTGAATCTGCCCGGATAG
- a CDS encoding 4-(cytidine 5'-diphospho)-2-C-methyl-D-erythritol kinase — protein sequence MTAFHETGWAKINLALHVRGRRADGYHEIETLFAFVDGGDAITAEFADEDALAIDGEFGEGLSAGGDNLVMKVLALLRGRYGADRVPPLAVTLTKRLPVAAGIGGGSADAAAMARLIRKHFLPELGDATLARLVSPLGADIAACVASMTCLGVGVGEELSPVPGLSLGGTPVLLVNPRLPVATGPVFAAWDGVDRGALFTGADMRAGLLGARNDLQRAAIAQCPAITDILLELGALRPWLARMSGSGATCFALFDSAAERDAAAATLAERHPDWWTMAGVLR from the coding sequence GTGACGGCGTTCCACGAGACGGGTTGGGCCAAGATCAACCTTGCGCTGCATGTGCGCGGGCGGCGGGCCGACGGCTATCATGAGATCGAGACGCTGTTCGCCTTCGTCGACGGCGGCGACGCGATTACGGCCGAATTCGCGGACGAGGATGCGCTGGCGATTGACGGTGAATTCGGTGAAGGGCTGAGCGCGGGCGGCGACAATCTGGTGATGAAGGTGCTGGCGCTGCTGCGCGGGCGCTATGGCGCCGACCGGGTGCCGCCGCTTGCCGTGACGTTAACGAAGCGGCTGCCGGTCGCGGCAGGGATCGGCGGCGGTTCGGCGGATGCCGCGGCGATGGCGCGGCTCATACGGAAGCATTTTTTGCCCGAGCTGGGCGATGCGACCTTGGCACGGCTGGTGAGCCCGCTGGGTGCCGATATCGCCGCGTGCGTGGCGAGCATGACGTGCCTTGGCGTCGGCGTGGGCGAAGAACTGAGCCCGGTGCCAGGGCTAAGCCTCGGCGGGACGCCGGTCCTGCTCGTCAATCCGCGTCTGCCGGTTGCGACGGGTCCGGTGTTTGCCGCGTGGGATGGGGTCGATCGGGGCGCACTCTTCACCGGCGCCGACATGCGCGCCGGGCTGCTCGGCGCGCGTAACGATCTGCAGCGCGCGGCAATCGCGCAATGTCCGGCGATTACCGATATCCTGCTCGAACTGGGGGCATTGCGGCCCTGGCTGGCGCGCATGTCGGGATCGGGAGCAACCTGTTTCGCGCTGTTCGATTCCGCCGCCGAGCGCGACGCGGCCGCTGCAACGCTGGCGGAACGGCATCCGGACTGGTGGACCATGGCAGGAGTATTACGGTGA
- a CDS encoding electron transfer flavoprotein-ubiquinone oxidoreductase: MSERESMPYDVVIVGAGPAGLSAAIRLKQLANDAGSELSVCILEKGSEVGAHILSGAVIDPKGLDELLPEWREMGCPLAEVPVNDNQHWVLTKGKKFSLPHIITPPFMHNVGTYTGSLGNLCRWLAEQAEGLGVEIFPGFPAAEILYNEDGSVKGVATGDMGIARDGSHKGDYAPGLELHAKYTFFAEGVRGHLTKMLKPQFALDSDCEPQVYGLGVKELWDIKPENHAAGRVIHTQGWPLDQNANGGGFLYHQANGQVALGFVTWLNYRNPHISPFQEMQKWKTHPEIAKILKGGKRVSYGARAISDGGLQSVPKLAFPGGALIGDTAGFLNVPRIKGTHTAMKSGMMAAEAAFAAVTAGRGSDTLDAYQAAFDESWVKKELSVVRNVLPLVEKYGDLAGTILSGMTMWLETLKIKVPFTMKHHPDNESLYRADIMPKPDYPKPDGVLTFDRLSSVFISNTNHEEDQPVHLQLKDPSIPVAYNLPLYDEPAQRYCPAGVYEIVGEAEGDPKFVINAQNCVHCKTCDIKDPTQNINWVTPEGGGGPNYPNM, translated from the coding sequence GTGAGCGAACGGGAATCGATGCCCTATGACGTGGTCATCGTCGGCGCAGGGCCGGCGGGGCTTTCGGCGGCGATCCGCCTCAAACAATTGGCGAATGACGCGGGCAGCGAATTGTCGGTCTGTATCCTCGAAAAGGGATCGGAAGTCGGCGCGCATATCCTGTCGGGCGCGGTGATCGACCCCAAGGGGCTCGACGAACTGCTTCCCGAGTGGCGCGAGATGGGTTGCCCGCTCGCCGAGGTGCCGGTCAACGACAACCAGCATTGGGTGCTGACCAAGGGCAAGAAGTTCAGCCTGCCGCACATCATCACGCCGCCCTTCATGCACAATGTCGGGACCTACACCGGCAGCCTTGGCAACCTCTGCCGCTGGCTGGCCGAACAGGCCGAAGGGCTGGGCGTCGAAATCTTCCCGGGCTTTCCCGCGGCGGAAATCCTCTACAATGAAGATGGCTCGGTCAAAGGCGTCGCAACCGGCGATATGGGCATTGCGCGCGACGGCAGCCACAAGGGCGATTACGCCCCCGGCCTCGAACTCCATGCAAAATACACTTTTTTCGCCGAGGGGGTGCGCGGCCATCTGACCAAGATGCTGAAGCCGCAGTTCGCGCTCGACAGCGATTGCGAGCCGCAGGTCTATGGCCTTGGCGTCAAGGAGCTCTGGGACATCAAGCCGGAGAATCATGCCGCCGGCCGCGTGATCCACACGCAGGGCTGGCCGCTCGACCAGAATGCCAATGGCGGCGGTTTCCTGTATCATCAGGCGAACGGGCAGGTCGCCCTGGGCTTTGTGACTTGGCTCAACTATCGCAACCCGCACATCTCCCCGTTCCAGGAGATGCAGAAGTGGAAGACCCACCCGGAGATCGCCAAGATACTGAAGGGTGGTAAGCGCGTTTCCTATGGCGCGCGCGCGATCAGCGACGGCGGGCTGCAATCGGTACCCAAACTCGCTTTCCCGGGCGGCGCGCTGATCGGCGACACCGCCGGCTTCCTCAACGTCCCGCGCATCAAGGGCACGCATACCGCGATGAAGTCGGGGATGATGGCGGCCGAAGCGGCGTTCGCCGCGGTGACCGCAGGTCGTGGCAGCGACACGCTCGACGCCTATCAGGCGGCCTTTGACGAGAGCTGGGTCAAGAAGGAACTCAGCGTCGTCCGCAACGTGTTGCCGCTCGTCGAGAAATATGGCGATCTGGCCGGGACGATCCTGTCGGGCATGACGATGTGGCTCGAAACGCTGAAGATCAAAGTTCCCTTCACGATGAAGCATCATCCGGACAATGAGAGCCTGTACCGGGCCGACATCATGCCGAAACCCGATTATCCCAAGCCCGACGGCGTGCTGACCTTTGATCGCCTGTCCTCGGTGTTCATTTCGAACACCAATCATGAGGAAGATCAGCCGGTCCACCTGCAACTCAAGGACCCGTCGATCCCGGTGGCGTATAATTTGCCGCTCTATGACGAGCCCGCGCAGCGTTATTGCCCGGCGGGCGTCTACGAAATCGTCGGCGAGGCAGAAGGCGACCCGAAATTCGTGATCAACGCGCAGAATTGCGTCCATTGCAAGACGTGCGACATCAAGGACCCGACCCAGAATATCAACTGGGTCACCCCTGAAGGCGGCGGAGGCCCCAATTACCCCAATATGTAA
- a CDS encoding uracil-DNA glycosylase family protein — MGGQNSALLAESICDWWSLAGVDALVGEQPAGWLVTPPANDAAAAKPKRVVQAEPELPPLPPALQRQDAAEDAEPKGPVVFPDDWTEFRNWLAESDDVPGSQWDAHRVLPVGDAGAPLMLLTAWPEIDDQQGGTLFSGAAGKLLDAMLQAIGMARSDCYVASLAVTRPAGGRCDGEEAAELDRLLWHHLRLAKPGRLLLIGSDIVRMAAATALPDARGRLLNINQDGGNLEAVAVAHPTMLLARPAQKAAAWDSLKLFNRGR, encoded by the coding sequence ATGGGTGGGCAAAATTCAGCCTTGCTGGCGGAAAGCATTTGCGACTGGTGGTCGCTGGCGGGTGTCGACGCGCTTGTCGGCGAGCAGCCGGCGGGCTGGCTCGTCACGCCGCCTGCAAATGACGCTGCGGCAGCCAAGCCGAAACGCGTTGTTCAGGCCGAGCCCGAACTGCCCCCGCTCCCCCCAGCACTCCAGCGCCAGGACGCGGCCGAAGACGCCGAACCCAAGGGTCCGGTCGTGTTTCCGGACGATTGGACCGAATTTCGAAACTGGCTTGCCGAGAGCGACGACGTGCCCGGCAGCCAATGGGACGCGCATCGCGTCCTTCCCGTCGGCGACGCCGGGGCGCCGCTGATGCTGCTTACAGCATGGCCCGAAATCGACGATCAACAGGGCGGAACGCTGTTTTCCGGCGCGGCGGGCAAGCTGCTCGACGCGATGTTGCAGGCGATCGGCATGGCACGCAGCGACTGCTATGTCGCTAGCCTCGCGGTGACGCGGCCCGCCGGCGGCCGCTGCGACGGCGAAGAGGCGGCCGAACTCGACCGCCTGCTCTGGCATCATCTGCGACTGGCGAAACCGGGCCGCCTGCTGTTGATCGGAAGCGATATCGTGCGCATGGCGGCCGCGACCGCGCTGCCCGATGCGCGCGGACGGTTACTGAATATTAACCAAGATGGCGGCAATCTGGAGGCTGTGGCTGTGGCGCATCCGACGATGCTGCTGGCCCGACCCGCCCAGAAAGCGGCGGCATGGGATAGCCTGAAACTGTTCAACCGGGGACGTTGA
- a CDS encoding lytic transglycosylase domain-containing protein: MTRTLISCAALAISISAAPAFAADASNRDLMSAPQTVPDILSSKQKQLYTQVLTAIRGQRWADAKSLLDGADNGPLNDFLRAELLTAANSPRAEVSDIMPILSRSPFLPQAEQLGRLAAKRGATDMPTLPLQSRLAWSGSAPRRLGADAISSDPVAASLARTIPERIKNDDPAGAEALLNAVADRLTPEARNEWRQKVAWSYYIENDDANALRLANDCSDGQGAWSTQGAWVKGLAAWRTRDYRTALTAFDRVSKEAPDSELRAAAYYWAARAAVAAGEPSSVQSRLRAAAANEETLYGLLAAEILGVETTAQRENVRADRSAWRALEDMPNVRIAMAFAEIGEDNYAGAALRHQALIGDPRQHEQLLAMAGALSLPETQLYLAHNTPQGRKLAAQTRYPQPKWEPNGGWKVDPALVFAHTLQESRFQRTVVSPAGAFGLMQVRPGTARDIARWRGDAGTGDLRIPAVNMDMGQSYLQYLSRDPSTGGQLPKVIAAYNAGPAPIARWQTEIRDNGDPLLYIESIPYWETRGYVGIVLRNYWMYEAQQGKPSVSRAALAQGKWPRFPDGKDRTRLTYAGGIANAD, translated from the coding sequence ATGACCAGAACCCTGATTTCATGCGCCGCTCTGGCGATTTCTATCAGCGCGGCACCGGCGTTCGCCGCCGATGCCAGCAACCGCGACCTGATGTCCGCGCCGCAGACGGTGCCCGATATCCTGTCGTCGAAGCAGAAACAGCTTTATACGCAGGTGCTGACGGCGATCCGCGGCCAGCGTTGGGCCGACGCCAAATCGCTGCTCGACGGGGCGGACAATGGCCCGCTCAACGATTTTCTGCGCGCCGAACTGCTGACCGCCGCGAACAGCCCGCGCGCCGAAGTTTCGGATATCATGCCGATCCTGTCGCGCTCCCCCTTTCTGCCGCAGGCGGAGCAGCTCGGCCGCCTCGCCGCAAAGCGCGGCGCGACCGACATGCCGACGTTGCCGCTGCAGTCGCGGCTCGCCTGGTCGGGCAGCGCGCCGCGCCGTCTCGGTGCCGACGCGATCAGCAGCGACCCCGTCGCCGCGAGCCTTGCGCGAACGATCCCCGAGCGGATCAAGAATGACGATCCCGCAGGCGCCGAAGCCCTGCTCAACGCGGTCGCGGACCGGCTGACGCCCGAAGCGCGTAACGAATGGCGGCAGAAGGTCGCCTGGTCCTATTATATCGAGAATGACGACGCGAACGCGTTGCGCCTCGCGAACGATTGCAGCGATGGCCAGGGCGCCTGGTCGACGCAGGGCGCTTGGGTCAAGGGCCTCGCCGCCTGGCGCACCCGCGACTATCGCACCGCCCTCACCGCCTTCGACCGCGTTTCGAAGGAAGCGCCCGATAGCGAGCTGCGCGCAGCCGCTTATTATTGGGCTGCCCGCGCCGCCGTCGCGGCGGGCGAACCTTCGTCGGTCCAGTCGCGCCTGCGGGCCGCAGCCGCCAACGAAGAAACACTTTACGGCCTGCTTGCCGCCGAAATACTCGGCGTCGAAACGACCGCCCAACGCGAGAATGTCCGCGCCGACCGCAGCGCCTGGCGCGCGCTCGAAGATATGCCGAACGTTCGTATCGCGATGGCCTTCGCGGAAATCGGCGAGGATAATTATGCCGGCGCCGCGCTGCGCCATCAGGCGCTGATCGGCGATCCGCGCCAGCATGAGCAATTGCTTGCCATGGCGGGCGCGCTCAGCCTGCCCGAAACGCAGCTCTATCTTGCGCACAACACGCCGCAGGGGCGCAAGCTCGCGGCGCAGACACGCTATCCGCAGCCGAAATGGGAGCCGAACGGCGGCTGGAAAGTCGACCCTGCGCTAGTCTTTGCCCATACGTTGCAGGAATCGCGGTTCCAGCGCACCGTCGTCAGCCCCGCCGGCGCTTTTGGTCTGATGCAAGTCCGCCCGGGCACCGCGCGCGATATTGCGCGCTGGCGCGGCGACGCCGGCACCGGCGACCTGCGCATTCCCGCGGTGAACATGGATATGGGGCAGAGCTATCTGCAATATCTCAGCCGCGACCCGTCGACTGGTGGCCAGCTGCCGAAGGTCATCGCCGCCTATAACGCCGGCCCCGCGCCGATCGCGCGCTGGCAGACCGAGATCCGCGACAATGGCGATCCGCTGCTCTACATCGAATCGATCCCTTATTGGGAAACGCGCGGTTATGTCGGCATCGTGCTGCGCAATTACTGGATGTACGAAGCGCAGCAGGGCAAACCGTCGGTCAGCCGCGCGGCGCTCGCGCAGGGCAAATGGCCGCGCTTTCCCGACGGCAAGGATCGCACGCGCCTGACCTATGCGGGCGGCATCGCGAATGCCGATTGA
- the moaB gene encoding molybdenum cofactor biosynthesis protein B — MPIDESLVFKPVRIALLTISDSRSAADDRSGDKLEQLLTTAGHILAARAIIRDETDLIVSRLHNWIDDPEVDVVITTGGTGLTGRDVTPEALHRLDGKDIPGFGELFRWLSYQTIGTSTIQSRACAVVARGTYIFALPGSTGAVTDAWEGILSTQLDSRHKPCNFVELMPRLTE; from the coding sequence ATGCCGATTGACGAGAGCCTCGTCTTCAAACCCGTCCGCATTGCGCTGCTGACCATATCGGACAGCCGCAGCGCCGCCGACGACCGGTCGGGCGACAAGCTGGAACAACTGCTGACCACTGCGGGCCATATCTTGGCGGCGCGTGCGATCATCAGGGATGAAACCGACCTGATCGTCTCGCGCCTGCATAACTGGATCGACGATCCGGAGGTCGATGTCGTCATCACCACCGGCGGCACGGGACTGACGGGCCGCGACGTGACCCCCGAGGCGCTGCACCGGCTCGACGGCAAGGACATCCCGGGCTTCGGCGAGCTGTTTCGCTGGCTCAGCTATCAGACGATCGGAACCTCGACGATCCAGTCGCGCGCCTGCGCCGTCGTCGCACGCGGCACGTATATCTTCGCGCTTCCCGGCTCGACCGGGGCTGTGACCGATGCGTGGGAAGGCATTCTTTCGACACAGCTCGACAGTCGCCACAAGCCCTGCAACTTCGTCGAACTGATGCCGCGCCTCACCGAATAG
- a CDS encoding PA0069 family radical SAM protein, with translation MRPTRTGSAERVADGDWLDAAEDIDGDIPRLRTTVTVEHPKTIISRNKSPDIGFDRSINPYRGCEHGCIYCFARPTHAFHDLSPGLDFESRLVAKPDAAKLLRAELAKRGYVAAPIAIGTNTDGYQPIEREWGITRSVVEILAETRHPLIITTKSDRVLRDIDLLADMARDNLVGVAVSVTSLDPQIARTLEPRAPHPRRRLAAIRRLIDAGVPTQVNISPIIPAITDHEIEAIMAAAAEAGAIRASYILMRLPHEVAPLFRAWLAAHYPDRADKVMHMVQDIRGGRDNDPNFFTRMKGQGVWAQLIRTRVKRAAREHGMDRSFPPIRSDLFRPPERDGQMELF, from the coding sequence CTGCGCCCGACCCGCACCGGTTCGGCCGAGCGCGTCGCCGATGGCGACTGGCTTGATGCGGCGGAAGACATCGACGGCGACATTCCACGGCTTCGCACCACGGTAACCGTCGAGCATCCCAAAACGATCATTTCGCGCAACAAGTCCCCCGACATCGGCTTCGATCGCTCAATCAATCCCTATCGCGGCTGCGAGCATGGTTGCATTTATTGTTTCGCGCGTCCGACGCATGCGTTTCACGACCTGTCACCGGGGCTCGACTTTGAAAGCAGGCTGGTCGCCAAACCCGATGCGGCGAAGCTGCTTCGCGCCGAACTGGCGAAACGCGGCTATGTCGCGGCGCCGATTGCGATCGGGACCAACACCGACGGCTATCAGCCGATCGAGCGCGAATGGGGCATCACCCGATCGGTGGTCGAGATACTCGCCGAAACGCGCCACCCCCTCATCATCACGACCAAGTCCGACCGCGTGCTGCGCGATATCGACCTGCTCGCCGATATGGCGCGCGACAATCTGGTCGGCGTCGCCGTTTCGGTAACGTCTCTGGACCCGCAGATCGCCCGCACGCTCGAACCACGCGCGCCGCACCCGCGCCGCCGCCTGGCCGCGATCCGCAGGCTGATAGACGCGGGCGTGCCGACGCAGGTCAATATCTCGCCGATCATCCCCGCGATCACCGATCACGAGATCGAGGCGATCATGGCCGCCGCCGCAGAGGCCGGCGCGATCCGTGCGTCCTATATATTGATGCGCCTTCCCCATGAGGTAGCGCCGCTCTTTCGCGCCTGGCTCGCCGCCCACTATCCCGACCGCGCCGACAAGGTCATGCATATGGTGCAGGACATTCGCGGCGGCCGCGACAACGACCCGAATTTCTTCACGCGAATGAAGGGCCAAGGCGTCTGGGCGCAGCTCATCCGCACGCGCGTCAAGCGCGCGGCACGCGAGCATGGCATGGACAGGAGCTTCCCGCCGATCCGTAGCGACCTGTTCCGTCCACCCGAGCGCGATGGGCAGATGGAGCTGTTCTAG